One window of the Trifolium pratense cultivar HEN17-A07 linkage group LG2, ARS_RC_1.1, whole genome shotgun sequence genome contains the following:
- the LOC123903816 gene encoding mitochondrial uncoupling protein 5-like gives MGVKGFVEGGIASIIAGCSTHPLDLIKVRMQLQGENAPKPNPVQVLRPALAFGQTGSATSIHVAGQTAVPQARVGLVSVGVRLVQQEGVKALFSGVSATVLRQTLYSTTRMGLYDILKNKWTDREAGGTMPLARKIEAGLIAGGVGAAIGNPADVAMVRMQADGRLPAAQRRNYKSVVDAITRMAKQEGVTSLWRGSSLTVNRAMLVTASQLASYDQFKEMILEKGVMKDGLGTHVTASFAAGFVAAVASNPVDVIKTRVMNMKVEAGKEPSYAGALDCAMKTIRAEGPMALYKGFIPTISRQGPFTVVLFVTLEQVRKVLKDF, from the coding sequence atgGGTGTTAAAGGTTTTGTTGAAGGTGGTATTGCTTCGATTATCGCTGGATGTTCTACACATCCTTTGGATCTTATTAAGGTTCGGATGCAACTTCAGGGAGAAAACGCTCCTAAACCGAACCCGGTTCAGGTTCTTAGACCAGCACTTGCTTTTGGCCAAACCGGATCAGCAACCTCGATCCACGTGGCAGGGCAAACTGCGGTTCCACAAGCGCGTGTGGGTTTGGTTTCGGTTGGAGTTCGTCTTGTTCAACAAGAGGGTGTTAAGGCTTTGTTCTCCGGTGTTTCTGCTACCGTGCTCCGGCAGACGCTGTATTCTACTACCAGGATGGGTTTGTATGATATTCTGAAGAATAAATGGACGGATCGTGAAGCTGGCGGGACTATGCCGCTGGCTCGTAAGATTGAGGCTGGACTTATTGCTGGAGGAGTTGGAGCTGCGATTGGAAATCCGGCTGATGTTGCTATGGTTAGAATGCAAGCCGACGGGAGACTCCCGGCGGCTCAGAGGAGAAACTATAAATCTGTTGTTGATGCCATTACTAGAATGGCTAAGCAGGAAGGCGTGACCAGTCTATGGCGCGGGTCATCACTTACCGTTAACCGCGCCATGCTGGTCACGGCTTCCCAGTTGGCATCTTATGATCAGTTTAAGGAGATGATTTTAGAGAAAGGTGTGATGAAAGATGGACTTGGGACTCATGTGACAGCGAGTTTTGCGGCTGGGTTTGTGGCAGCAGTTGCTTCGAATCCGGTGGATGTTATTAAAACTAGGGTTATGAATATGAAGGTGGAGGCTGGTAAGGAACCATCTTATGCTGGTGCATTGGATTGTGCTATGAAAACGATTCGTGCTGAGGGTCCTATGGCTCTTTACAAAGGATTTATTCCTACAATTTCGAGGCAGGGACCTTTCACTGTTGTTCTGTTTGTTACCCTGGAGCAGGTTCGCAAGGTGTTGAAGGATTTCTGA
- the LOC123903817 gene encoding protein CURVATURE THYLAKOID 1D, chloroplastic-like: MGHCTVQPLTLSKLTNSFAFHHKPSSSPKPVLLSRSVFLRNVRATASEETSSGAGKFFNEKRDGVITLEADKNGYNETVGNEDPEKELLSDGDGLPLDLLDKLDLKFDVNDTTSLAVYGGGAIVALWLTSAVVGAIDAIPVIPKLFEVVGLGYSLWFTYRYLLFKRNRDELSDKIEELKQQVLGSEDN, encoded by the exons ATGGGGCATTGTACAGTTCAGCCTCTCACTCTCTCCAAGCTTACCAATTCCTTCGCTTTTCACCATAAACCTTCATCTTCTCCAAAACCTGTACTCTTATCTC gATCAGTTTTCCTTAGAAATGTAAGGGCAACAGCTTCTGAGGAAACATCAAGTGGTGCAGGGAAGTTTTTCAATGAGAAACGTGATGGTGTTATAACCTTAGAAGCTGATAAGAATGGATACAATGAAACTGTGGGGAATGAAGACCCTGAGAAAGAGTTGCTTTCTGATGGAGACGGCCTGCCGTTGGATTTGCTGGATAAGCTGGATTTAAAG TTTGATGTAAATGACACCACTTCTCTTGCTGTGTATGGTGGTGGTGCTATAGTGGCCCTGTGGCTAACCTCAGCCGTCGTTGGTGCTATTGATGCTATCCCAGTG ATTCCCAAATTGTTCGAAGTTGTAGGGCTTGGATACTCATTATGGTTCACTTACCGATATTTGCTTTTCAAG AGAAACAGAGATGAGCTATCAGATAAAATAGAGGAACTCAAGCAACAAGTTCTTGGTTCAGAAGATAATTAG